AGATTAATGAATACTATCCAGAAAGAGTGGGAGACGTGACTAGGGGAAGTTTGAGAGTAAGGAAGACTAGAAAAGGCAATTATGAACTTTGGGGGAGCAGTTTCAGGACTGCTGAAAGTACTGTGGGGATTGCCAGAATAGGAAGATGTAAttgataaggaaatggaagcagtgaaTGTAGACTATTTCTAGAAGTTTAATGGTGACAGTGAAGAAATATATAGGGCCTTATCTTGAGATGATGGTAATTTTAAGCCaaggttttattttaaagttgggagGAGGCTTTTTGCAGGTTAAGGGCAAGGACCCAGTAAAGAGGGGGAGATTGAAGAGTCCCAAAGGCACAGACAGAGAGGTGAGCTTTGGAGGGAAGAAATTGAAAGCATTCATGATTTTTGGATTCAATAATAGTAAAGTAGGAATCAGGGTCACATACTGAGAGATTGGGAATTAGGAGCCTGCAGAGGTTTGGAACAGCCACTGTGGATGGTGTGTTTAAAGCCaatcagggagagagagactggcttggtgatgtcattggtatggggaactcccaagGGAAGAAACTCACTTGACCAATGCATATTGGTACTGTTTTTGCCTGTAGTCtaagagagtttcctagagcattAAGAGATTAGAACTTGACCACGGTCACACCACCAACAtgggtcagaggaaggacttgaaccccagGTTTTTTCTAGCTTCAAGGCTTGCTTGTTTAATATGCCTGCTGCCTCTCCCAAGTAAAAGTGCTGCCATGTTCCTAGGAGATGAGATAGTATGAATTTGTAATGATTCCAGTGGCTTTTGCCACCATCATTTGACATCTCCGGAATAGAAGTGCAGAAGGTAGGTTGCAGGGGTGATTCCAATTTGCAGGAACAGCAGAAAAACAAGGGATTCAGAAGTGGATGGCCATGGTGTATAGAATGGACTTACACTCTGGAGTCATGtctatgaaggaaaggaaaggaggccaGTATAAGTGAGAATGGTCCAGGAAAATAGGGAGGGATTGAAAGTCTGGAGATCATGCTAAAGTAGAAGATGAAGATCTTATATGAGAACCCAGAACTCCAAGGCTGGCAAAATCGCATCAAGACCCAAGGAAAGTCAAAAATTAGTGCGAGATGATCTAGAGTGGGGAATGACAGCTTGGAAAAAtgggggaagacttcctggaggaggatgCAGGTACCTGAACTTGGCTTTGAAAGATGACTAAGACACTAGCAGGTAACTGGGTTCAGCAGGATAGTTGTGGGCAACAGGTATTTCAGGCTAAGGGAGAAGGATGAGCACAACAACTTGGGACATATATAAAACGTATGACTGGGTAGAATATAGTAATCATAATTTACATGTCTGTAGTGCTTTTCTCACACAGCCCTTTGCCAGCGtttctgtcctcattttacagataaggaaatgaactTAAAAGGGAAGGCAGCCTGGTGGAGGAGAATGAACAGTGGGTTTGAGGCTAaagcacctgggtttgaatctcagctttggAATTCCCTGCCTGTATAAAACCTGAGCCAGGTGGCAGACCCCCggtgggcctcagtatcctcttctataaaataaggaagtttgacTGAGGGTATTTGGCTTTAAAGTCATAGGACCTTGATTCAGATACTGTCTCTGTCCCTTATTATGTTTGTGAGTCACTAAGCCCCTCTacgtctcaatttccccatctttaaaatcagaggacaacttcagaaaaacctggaaagacttatatgaactgatgctgagtgaggggagcagaaccaggagaacattgtacacagttacagctacattgtatgatgactaactttgatagacttggctcttctcagcaatgcaaagttctaagacaactccaaaaagctcatgatggaaaatgctatccacatccaaagaaagaattacagtttgaatgcagatcgaagcatacaaTAGTATGCAAATAtgccttcttttttgttttgtttcttctttctcttagttcattccattggttataattcttctttacaacatgactaatgtgatatGTTTAACAGGGACGtctgtgtagagcctatatcagatcgctgtcttggggaggggagagaggggaagaaaatttaaaactcaaaagcttgaggaagggaatgagagagagagagaagagaagagaagagaagagaagagaagagaagagaagagaagaaattaaaataatgggACAAGACTAGATGACCCTGAGGTCTCTTTCTTGGTGCTAAGCCCGCTAGCCtatgattagatgatctccaatgAGCCTTCTAGCTTTCGAGCCATGATTCTGTGCCTGAgtcagggaagaggaaggagccaTCCCTTCATGTCTCGGAACCACACTGTGACATATGAGCAGTGTCACAGGCTCCAgccttttttctacttttattaaGAACTTAACAAACACAACCATTTTAAAAGACAGTGAGGAATGTGTATGAAATTGTAAGCTTCCATATAGTTTTTAAATGTTACGTGTtaaatttttcattgtttctatgtTTCATTGATTCCAAGCCTATCCCTCCAGGCTACTTTCATATTATTTCCCCTCATACACTGTACATTCTGGCCAAACTGACGTACCTCCCATTACTTACGTCTAGCATTCCTCCTCCCACCTTTGTACAGGCTTTGCATAGGCTGCTTGTCTCTGTGCCTGGGAtgtttttcctcctcacctccatcttttAGAGGCTCACCTCAAGTTCCAGCTCCTTAAAAGCTTTTCTTGATCCATCTTCCCCTGCCCTAGTTGTTAGTGTTTCCTCTTAAAAGATAACTTTGTGTTTGTAAGTTGTATCCCCATCTTGTCTCCCTCCTCAGTAGGATATAACCTCAGTGTTGGCAGtgatttgacttttgtctttcccaGTTttacttaatggctgtattttgagccctcctggctcagagtgaatgtcagtggtaactgtttctttttggaacagcaaccctgagggtcttcccctcccagcttgatttttttttctttttttctaattaaaggggcatCCCTTGTCTCACTTCTTAAAAGAGGCCTTACCTCATTCTAAgcgagtacatgaaaaggccttagcctaaaagggccagggtctcccattgcatcctgggtcatttctagtcatcctgataaatatctggtcactggatccagatggctgcgggaggataaagtgaggctggtgaccttgcgcagccctccctccctcaaatcaaagtcaactgcaaatcatgtcatcattttcctgatgccataatcccctttgaaaatgaaggacaaacacacaacctTGTATTGCTGTTGATGACCATAGGGCCCTGTACATAGTAGGAGTCTAATAAATGCTACTTGTCACACTGAATCAACAAGTACAGTCCCTTGTTCCTGGGGCTCCTGCTTTTCTCAGTGAGAGTAAGAATAGATATACAGAGCTGGTTGCAGGGGACAGAGGACCCCATTAGGGAAGCTGATTTCCTTCTGCCTCTAACTCTTCATCCTTCCCCCAGGGCCTCAGCCGTCAGCGTCTCCAAGCTACTTTAAAAGCACTACAGGCTGATGCACTGCCTTGCCAGCTCCCTACCCAAGGGAACAATGATTCCAACTCGGATTCAGAccttggggaggagaagagaaaaaagaggaagaaggcccCCAGAGAGGCTCTacttgtggaagaaaactcaaagctACCAGTCCAAATAGTAAAAgctaagaaagaagagaacaaaggtATGGGGGGGGTAGGATTTCCCAATTAGtcatatttattctttccttttcatttcaaatAGTAATAGTGGTACTGTAATGGATCTGGGGTCTCATCAGTATGTGTGCTTCCTCCAGTGGTTCAGATTGTAACCCATCCATACCTTCATATCCTTTGTGATGCACATGTATGCCTTCTCATCAGTCTTTCATAGAGGGTCCATCCAATACACTTGAGACGTTCCTGTAAAAGTTCACCTCAAGTGGCATATGACTTCAAAGAAGAAGGGagttaacctctctctgtcttctgcCCTAGTCAGACTTCATCTTGAGTATTATTTTCAAGTGTGAGCACCCATAATTGAAAAAGGACATTGATGAGGTAGAAGAAGGAGGCAAACAGGAGAGTAGAGGGCCTTGAGTCCCTACCAGATGAGAATTAGTTTTAAGAAAATTTATCCTGGAGAAAAGTCACTCAAGTAATCTTCAGAGTGGCTTGATTTGCCCTGTTTGGTCCCAGAAGGTAGAACTAGGAGTGGTGGGTGGAAGTTGCtgagaagcaaatttaggtttgatattagAAAGGAAAAACTTCGTAATGCTTAGAACTGTACAAAAATAGAataaactggggcagctaggtggcgcagtgagtagagcaccagccctggagtcaggaggacctgagttcaaatccagcctcagacacttgacatacatactagctgtgtgaccttgggcaagtcacttaaccccaattgccctgccttctcccctcaaaaaaaaatagaataaacctttcctctctctccagaAGTTCATTCTGCTTCATCAGAGGTTTTCCCACAGAGGCTCGATGACTTATTGTAGGGTTTAGTATAAAGGGAATTCCTTTTacgtatgggttggactagatcaggatTTCCTATCCAATTTCATGGAACCCCAGAAATCTATCCCCATTTCCATCCTGTCTCCCTCCCCAATAGGTTATAACATCCATGATGACAGGCAGCCATTTGACTTTGTATCACTGTTGATGACCACAGGGCCCTGTACATAGTAGGGGTCTAATAGATACTTCTTGTCAAACTGAATCAACAAGTACAGTCCCTTGTTCCTGGGGCTCCTGCTTTTCTCCTGGGAATAGGGATAGACATAAGCACACAGGGAAGtgatttccttctgtctctcctgcctcagctgtCTGTGTCTCCAAGCTACATTACAGCAGCATTCAGGctgtatttctcttttctttcactctgGCTAACTGAGCAGAGTGAACTAACTTTTTCTGATACTATACTTCCTGGATATCTTTTGTGCTACATCTTGTGCATGTCATCATTGGTGATCCAGTGTGGGCTCTCACTGCTcatatcaaaaaaaaatgtctcagtcTGCACTCAAGTCCATCCCCTTTCTATCAGAAAGTGGGCAGCAgggtagaaagaatgctgaacttggaaccaagggacctgaattcaagttccaGGTCTACCATTCACTGCCTTTGTGAACTAAGTCAAGTcattaacctccttgggcctcagtttcctatctgtaaagtgagggaggtgGACTTTGTCCTTCCATCTAttctcatgttttcatcaaggatgtcCAGATCTTtctcatgagttttttttttgcttgtttgttttttttgtttttgtttttttttacgaAAGATGAGAAAGTATCCTTATTGGTCTCATTTATCTTTTTGGTTTCTTCTAATTtctctcatcttttccttttattcttttactCAACTATGGTTCTTATATTAGTTCCACACTCATTTCTGAGCAGTCTGAATGTTTGTAATCATAGTAttattgctttcttttcccttgtaGTATTTATTCATACTATTGGAAACTCTTGGTTATTCATTTTTTGTATTGGTTTTTCTCTgagattttcttttcccttctatttttgttgttgctattctgttttatttgcatatttattgTTTTGAGACAATGGAAAGTATGTTGGAATAGGCCAAAACCACTCACTGGGCCATCATTCTGGAAgtctgatacttttttttttaggttagTTGAGTGTATCTAGTATATCCACATTTATCTCTTTGGACAACGTCCTTTGTACCTTTTTATTGGAATCCTTTGTGTTGGTGTTGGTATTTTATTCTTGTAGTTTTCTACTCCTCCTGGGCTGCCTTCCATATAAAATCTGAAGCCACAAGATTCATCCCATCCTCTCTCTCTGAACTCTGAAACTTGCTCACCTCATACCTCACATGTCCAACTTTCCTCTCAGTATTTTTAAGCAGGAGGAGTTGCTTTCCCAAGGGTCTTAATAATTTCTACTTCAGCAGGCAGTTCTTACTTTTTGGTGAGAATCAGGTCCAGTAGCTATTTTACCCCTCACTTTCTACGATTCCAAGGATGAAATTAGCAGCCTGACAAGTTCAGGATCTATCTGTCAGTCGGTCAGCAAGTATTTAAgtgactgctatgtgccaggtactgtggtagaCTTTGGTGACAGtgagacaaaaaggaaactgtTGTAGAAAGATAGCTGACTTGATTGCAGTTTAGAATTCAGGTCAGTAAAAGGATTTATTACTTACATTGTTACAAGCTGAAGCAGGGAGTTGCATAAGAAAAGGAAGGCTCTGTGGAGCAAGTGGACTTTAGGGTAGGAGCTAGTATCCACAGTCATGCTGGGTTCACAATTGGTTGTTCTCTGGTTTTCGGGGCCTCGTGTTATGTTTCAGGAAAGGGAATAGAGAATTCCTAATCTGCTAGTCTGTGGTTGGCTTGGGGTGTGGGGTTagggtccaggacagagaagGCAAAAGGTAAGTAAGCATTAGGCATGACTGCCCATTTACACTTGAAATAGAGGCTTGTTATAAAATGGAATTACTCATATCAATAAAGGAAGAATGTAGTGCCCTTCTCTCCCTGCTACTgtgagttcctgccctcaagaatcttagaTTCTTTGTgtcagctgctctgcttttggcagaaaaGAGAATTTCAGTGTATGTCCAGATTGATGAAATCCCCCTCTCTGCTATGCCCTAGCACATCCCCTATGGTACCACTTTGCTAGGCTTGTGGTCTTTTCTCAAACTGGTCATCTGTTTCCTCCATTTGGCTGTTCAGTCTATGGTATTCACCAACCACAATCTCTTTCCTAGGGCTCCATGCATCAGTTCTCACAAATATTGCACAGCAtactttctgcttttttttggaATTCTACACAAGTGAATGTCTTCCTGATGTTTTCCTACCCGTTCTGTTCCTTTTGAGTCCCTTCCAAGCACCAGTCACATCCCAGCAAGTCTCAGTGACACTTTTGAAGTACTGTTTACTTTCCTGAGTTAAAGCTTCAGTTTTCCTAGTTTATAAGCCCTACTCCTGATATCAGTGCATATGTCTCTGAGCCCAGGAGGATTACATCTACTCTTTCTTATTATTGCTTCCTGTGAATTCCTCAGCCTCTCCACTGGTATTTTTCTTTAGCTCTCATATATTTGATCCCCCTTCTGTGGCTCTAGTTTAGCGGTTCTACCTGTATGCTTTCCTTCTTCTGCTAGCTTTAACCATGGAGGGCTGGACTTTTGACTCCTCATTCTTGGAAACAACACATCCCTAAGCTGGAGAATGGCTGGGGAAACCTTGCCAGCCTTTAGGATCAGGGGTATTTACCCTGGCCCTCTACCAACAAAAACTCCTCCAAAATTTTACCACCTTCAGGCTCTGGAGCCCCAAAGAATGGTGATCTGGCCCCTGCGCTTCCCCAGAATGACCCAAGCCTTAGGAGGACCACCGTGGGCCCAATGGAAGATGGGAATAATACAGAGCGAAGGCTAAGCCGGAAACAATGGAGAAACCGTCAGAAAAACAAACGGAGACAGAAGAATAAATTTCTGCCCCCAAAGCCACAGAGTGTTGCAGCTCCTGAGGAGACGATCCCCCCTGGGATGACAGAGAAGTGTGAGCCAGAGTTGGAAGCTGAGGAGCCAGAGGCATCTCTGGACCGGGGTGGGATGCTTCGGGCAAAGATGAAGCAGAGGCTTGAGGGAGCACGTTTCCGCTTCCTCAATGAGCAGCTATACTCTGTGACTAGCAGTGCCGCAAGCCACATCTTCCAGGAGGACCCTGAGGCTTTTGAGCTCTATCATCGTGGCTTTCAGAACCAAATAAAGCGATGGCCCATAAAGCCTGTGGACCAAATCGTGAAGGACTTGAAACAGCGGTGAGCAAGGGAGGGACTCCTTAAGAGGCAAAAGAGGTTGGCACAAATGGGGAAGGAATGTTGAGAGAGGTGGTAGGGGGGCTTATGACAAGTGAAGACGTTCTGAGGGAAGAGGGCATGACAGTTGGGGGGATGGCAAGTAACTGGTGCGTTGTGGAATGTAATGGGAGTATATTGTGGTGTGTTAGGGAGATGTTAGGAAAGTAAAGACCGGGCCTATAACATGGCTGTTTACAGGGAATCATGTAAGTTAGGGGATATGGCCCAGGAGCAGTCAAGCCCCAGATGTCTAGGATTGATACTCATGCCTCTGTTGCCTCTTTGTCTTTGTAGGCCAGCGTCCCTGGTGGTGGCAGATTTCGGTTGTGGGGACTGTCGCCTTGCCTCTAGTGTCAGGAACACTGTTCACTGCTTTGACCTGGCTGCACTTGACCCCCGTGTCACAGTCTGTGACATGGCCCAGGTGAGATCGATCCTAGTTCTCTGTGAATCTTTGCTTCACCATCCAAATTCTGAACTTCTAATAGAAGATATCTCCTCCCCCCAAAGCCCTCACCTATCTCTGGAAAACTTTACTTTCTCGTAAATGTCTTCAACCTTATATAAGGTCAGTTTCCTGTGTCAGCCCTCACTACCTCCTCTAAATCTTCACCTCCTCATCTCAAACCGCCCCTTCCACAGGAAAGTCACATAAGGCTTTATTTAGCCCAAGAATCTCTGATCTTTCCTACATGACCCCTCATTTCACCCGTGAAGGCTTTACTTGCCCCTGGAAATCATCAGTTCCCTCCTTAAGCCTTCATGCTTCCCTGGAAACCTTTATTTCCATGTACTCATCTCTTGGGAGCCCACATTTCTTTTCTAGAGGGATTCATGTTTCTGCTTGACAtaatttcccttccctcccccacccccaggtgccCCTCGAGGATGAGTCTGTGGACATTGCTGTTTTCTGCCTTTCGCTGATGGGAACAAACCTGAGTGACTTCCTGAAGGAGGCAAACCGAGTGCTGAAATCAGGGTATGAGGACCTCTGGGAGCTAGGGTTCTGTGTGCAGAATCTGTCCCCCCCTTCTCTGTTTGCCTTGCTCTGCTACTCCCCCTACTCCATCCCACCCAGTGTTTGACACTCTATCACAGTTCCACTAGTCACACACCATCATAGCATCTAGGTCTCCTTATACCTGAGGAGGCATCTCCTCTTTACCATTCCTTACAAATCATCATTCAGCTTCCTCTTGAATCAGGCAGCCCTTTCTCTGTTTAGAAAACTCTTCATTCCATGTAAGAAGTCTAATCCTTGGCTATTTACCTTCCACTTATTGCTTCTAGCATGTACTTGCAGagtaaatctaatccctcttccctaTGACAGTCCtgcagatatttgaagacaaggATCAtgttcttctccaggctaaacatttctaATTCCTTCTGCTGATCTATATATGATGTTATTTCTAGTCCCTTTACCATCCTGGTCTCTCTGATCGTCTCTCTTCTGGCctgtcagtgtccttcctaaattgTGTCGCTAAGAAATGAATACAGTATTAAGGTGATCTGATTTAGGGCTTGTTTGGACATTCCATAGTAGCATAGATTTAGTGTCAAGAAGGATAGTAGAGATGATCAAAttcagcctctttttttttttcagacaaggaaatcactatgcctttcttaatgcagcctaCAATCACATTAGCTTTCCCACCTGCCCTGTTACAGTGTTGATTCACGTTGAGCTGACAGCACATCCACTAAAACACCAGGAACTTTTTCATATGATTTCATGTCTGTAACTCACCAGTCCTATACTTACATAATGAGATTTTTGAACTTAGAATAtattactttacatttatccctcttaaatttcatctttctaGGTTCAGACCATTTTTCTGACTGACAGGATTCTCTTTGGATTTTGACTCAGTAATCCAGTGTGTTGGCTGTCTCTACTCATTTCGTGTCATGTAAATCTGATCAATGTGCCACCTATGCCTTTTATCTAAACCACT
This Trichosurus vulpecula isolate mTriVul1 chromosome 2, mTriVul1.pri, whole genome shotgun sequence DNA region includes the following protein-coding sequences:
- the RRP8 gene encoding ribosomal RNA-processing protein 8 — protein: MFEEPEWAEEPPAAAARAPPTPRARVGPAPRAKGLSRQRLQATLKALQADALPCQLPTQGNNDSNSDSDLGEEKRKKRKKAPREALLVEENSKLPVQIVKAKKEENKGSGAPKNGDLAPALPQNDPSLRRTTVGPMEDGNNTERRLSRKQWRNRQKNKRRQKNKFLPPKPQSVAAPEETIPPGMTEKCEPELEAEEPEASLDRGGMLRAKMKQRLEGARFRFLNEQLYSVTSSAASHIFQEDPEAFELYHRGFQNQIKRWPIKPVDQIVKDLKQRPASLVVADFGCGDCRLASSVRNTVHCFDLAALDPRVTVCDMAQVPLEDESVDIAVFCLSLMGTNLSDFLKEANRVLKSGGLLKVAEVASRFVDMRSFLGALAQLGFKLVSKDLSNTYFYLLNFHKIGPPKAQGPLRGLTLRPCLYKRR